From Salvelinus sp. IW2-2015 linkage group LG33, ASM291031v2, whole genome shotgun sequence, one genomic window encodes:
- the LOC111957657 gene encoding coiled-coil domain-containing protein 117, with the protein MSSELGFLPAMYSFPGLINVPEMGINIGPANTXQHLPGVSPPSTSWERRCLRKHRRRTDDEGCSAKKRRLMGDAGCDPLDDLSHNVCQIWPPGNNGXPLPESASQAPPQHCLGTQKLGLPISGSPSRLVCPEAEGSCIEVESAHRRLQEIEERISLEDDDDDDDLDVEPAPRRPVLVMSDSLREGLQRGISDILPHTVAQSVSQSCMELVVWRLPENALARKLKDSLQRKLQTTSRQPPTPSAPTPQTPLTNPPGETYSPLYCSPVAGAHSSGEEDMEL; encoded by the exons ATGAGCAGCGAGCTGGGCTTTCTGCCTGCCATGTACTCATTCCCTGGCTTAATCAATGTCCCTGAAATGGGGATCAATATTGGCCCTGCAAATACCRGTCAACACCTGCCGGGAGTGTCGCCCCCAAGCAC GAGTTGGGAGAGAAGATGCCTGAGAAAGCACAGGAGGAGAACAGATGACGA AGGATGCAGTGCCAAAaagaggaggctgatgggagATGCAGGATGTGATCCTTTGGATGACCTCAGCCATAATGTGTGTCAGATCTGGCCACCAGGCAACAACGGCCRCCCTCTACCTGAATCAGCCAGCCAAGCACCTCCACAGCACTGCCTGGGGACTCAGAARCTGGGGCTGCCCATATCCGGGTCTCCCTCCCGTCTGGTCTGTCCAGAAGCAGAAGGCTCCTGCATCGAGGTYGAGTCTGCTCATAGAAGACTGCAGGAGATTGAGGAAAG GATCAGtctggaggatgatgatgatgatgatgacctgGATGTGGAGCCTGCACCCAGGCGGCCAGTGCTGGTGATGTCTGACAGTCTGAGGGAGGGGCTTCAGCGTGGCATCAGTGACATTCTCCCCCACACTGTGGCCCAGTCTGT GAGCCAATCCTGTATGGAGCTGGTAGTATGGCGCCTCCCAGAGAATGCGCTGGCTCGAAAGCTGAAAGACTCCCTGCAGAGGAAGCTGCAGACTACCAGCAGGCAACCCCCGACCCCCAGTGCCCCTACCCCTCAGACTCCCCTCACAAACCCCCCCGGGGAGACGTACTCCCCTCTGTACTGCAGCCCAGTGGCCGGGGCCCACAGCTCTGGAGAGGAGGACATGGAGCTGTAG